One genomic window of Solanum stenotomum isolate F172 chromosome 9, ASM1918654v1, whole genome shotgun sequence includes the following:
- the LOC125876790 gene encoding cation/calcium exchanger 3-like, which translates to METQNRFNCRKRSRFRGIFNGLCLSVLVVFFFRREDVVQSKPFKISAVRKETSLSYHHLGESSRDIKLCGGLYKHQGYSTKCNYLKANPQCNSGGFFNYLFFFYCSCEGFSIFGYVTLAIWLISLFYLLGNTAADYFCCCLEKLSNLLKLPPTVAGVTLLPLGNGAPDVFASIAAFMGSDSGEVGLNSVLGGAVFVTCVVVGTVSLCVAEQCIQIDKKCFIRDVCFFIIALVSLLTLLSLGKVAVLGAVAFISIYLVYAGFVAANEMLRDRNSSLKLDLITPLLPVTSSSIDGESDSSLGGSESADGLLQLQAQLPHWMWSSNVAIFSDEVVKDNSVESSPMDLWGWNEQDDVDDQSSSLSCSKLFALLEIPLTLPRRLTIPIVDEDRWSKLYAVSSASLAPLLLAFLWNTQDNLSCPATTAYVVGAVVGGIFGGVAFVYTSANHPPKRFLFPWLLGGFFMSIIWFYIVANELVALLVAFGVIFGVNPSILALTVLAWGNSMGDLMSNVAIAGNSADGVQIAMSGCYAGPMFNTLAGLGISMLLGALSSRPESYILPRDNSLYYTMGFLMLALIWALIVLPRNDMRPSKSLGLGLMTIYVVFLSSRAMLAMGDGSLHGMS; encoded by the coding sequence ATGGAAACACAGAATCGGTTTAACTGTCGAAAACGGTCCAGGTTTCGCGGAATTTTCAATGGGCTCTGTTTGTCTGTATTGGTTGTTTTCTTTTTCCGTCGAGAAGATGTTGTTCAAAGTAAACCTTTCAAAATTAGTGCTGTTAGAAAGGAAACGAGTTTGAGTTATCATCATTTGGGTGAAAGCAGCAGGGATATCAAGCTCTGTGGAGGGTTGTATAAACATCAAGGTTACAGTACAAAATGTAACTACTTGAAGGCAAATCCTCAATGTAATTCAGGAGGTTTCTTCAattatcttttcttcttttactgTAGCTGTGAAGGTTTTAGTATTTTTGGATATGTGACTCTTGCTATTTGGTTGATTTCTTTGTTCTATCTGTTGGGAAATACCGCTGCTGATTACTTCTGTTGTTGTCTTGAAAAGCTATCCAATTTGTTGAAATTACCCCCAACTGTAGCAGGAGTTACTCTGCTTCCTTTAGGGAATGGGGCGCCTGATGTGTTTGCTAGTATTGCTGCTTTTATGGGCAGTGATTCTGGGGAGGTGGGGTTGAATAGTGTTCTTGGTGGTGCTGTTTTTGTTACATGTGTTGTAGTTGGTACTGTTTCCTTGTGTGTTGCAGAACAATGTATACAGATTGATAAGAAGTGCTTTATTAGGGATGTGTGTTTCTTTATTATAGCTCTCGTCTCGCTTCTTACTCTTTTGAGTCTAGGCAAGGTGGCGGTTTTAGGTGCTGTTGCCTTTATCTCTATTTATTTGGTGTATGCTGGTTTTGTTGCTGCAAATGAGATGCTTAGGGATCGCAATAGTAGTTTGAAGTTGGATTTAATTACTCCGTTGTTACCAGTTACATCGAGTAGCATAGATGGAGAGAGTGATTCTTCTTTAGGTGGGTCGGAATCAGCTGATGGATTGCTGCAGCTACAAGCTCAGCTGCCACATTGGATGTGGTCTTCAAATGTGGCAATCTTCTCTGATGAAGTTGTGAAGGATAATTCCGTAGAAAGTAGTCCAATGGATTTGTGGGGTTGGAATGAACAGGATGATGTCGATGACCAGTCTTCTTCCCTATCCTGTTCTAAGTTGTTTGCACTGCTAGAAATACCATTGACACTCCCAAGAAGGTTAACGATCCCCATTGTTGATGAGGACAGATGGTCAAAACTGTATGCTGTTTCTAGTGCTTCTTTGGCGCCCTTGCTTTTAGCATTCCTTTGGAACACTCAGGACAATTTGAGTTGCCCTGCTACCACTGCATATGTTGTTGGTGCTGTAGTTGGTGGTATATTTGGAGGTGTTGCATTTGTCTATACCTCAGCCAATCACCCACCGAAAAGATTCTTGTTTCCATGGCTCTTGGGAGGCTTCTTTATGAGTATCATTTGGTTTTATATTGTGGCAAACGAGCTAGTGGCTCTGCTAGTGGCATTTGGTGTGATCTTTGGTGTCAATCCATCAATTCTTGCGTTAACCGTCTTGGCATGGGGAAACTCTATGGGTGACTTAATGTCAAATGTTGCAATAGCAGGTAATAGTGCAGATGGTGTGCAGATTGCCATGTCAGGATGTTATGCAGGTCCTATGTTCAACACCCTTGCTGGTTTAGGCATCTCCATGCTCCTTGGAGCCTTGTCGAGTAGGCCAGAATCTTATATCCTTCCAAGAGATAATAGCTTGTATTACACAATGGGATTTCTAATGTTAGCCCTGATTTGGGCACTCATTGTACTACCTCGGAACGATATGCGGCCTAGCAAGTCGTTGGGATTGGGACTTATGACCATATATGTAGTTTTTCTATCAAGCAGGGCAATGCTAGCCATGGGAGATGGTTCACTTCATGGTATGAGCTAA